A stretch of Mya arenaria isolate MELC-2E11 chromosome 14, ASM2691426v1 DNA encodes these proteins:
- the LOC128217548 gene encoding leucine-rich repeat neuronal protein 1-like, giving the protein MEVQMYLLTILGYIYAITFTGITGVAAKDNIAGNDSSSSRSWFTTQCPRKCTCDKRQLSLARHNIPSNKFLYTVDCSGEQLTSPPSSLPENTEVFFIANNSFGTIKLLSKSDSLLYLDMSNSSLESISGIRFFAQYPQLKYLNLKRNSLKTVPNDTFNKLDHLLTFDLSFNDLENMYSESLLGLKNLKSLDLSHNHLKTVTSTWFSSMYELRELDLSHNEIVQIEMNSFQNLENLNLLNLSNNKIRRIGHSAFNVLKSLFVLDLGTNCLQFVPTIQLQSTYLLKKVSLNGNLIHKLHPGDFNNISVISLTLSFMNELTVVEKCSFQNMQYLTNLEMHDNPKLMFIDGNAFKNVPKLKTLYFHNNRLSVLPSGLPQSVPSLQDVHLYHNPVRCDCNALWIRDLVEEAKEHNFSKPFFSHPNFIKCAYPINVTGLSLPEVDESQFSRVCAPVTLPSFHENYTLGLGEELRLECHSYGIPSPQLIWLLPNGSEISNSTSSRKIEIIDKYNLVVRFLSVEDSGTYECKARNEVGFDISSTKVTVTNKPVRLVLLNLSVDYISLTWNGTQHNSMISDYQLHYKEIKGVDNQTQSSYRILPLDPQYRSYKVTHLKPGTNYEFCLVYVYDTEYYKVDCETFATKSKYLYQSAIKKIVSEQIIAGVCTALGITMAIACMVTLVRKFRIHKDYELPYGAGDEPEGIHIPLQNVYNPLSTPLCSSKTSLLSTHTSKSNFDEY; this is encoded by the coding sequence ATGGAAGTACAAATGTACCTTCTCACGATCTTAGGATACATATATGCCATAACGTTTACCGGTATCACGGGTGTTGCTGCAAAAGACAACATTGCTGGGAACGATTCATCAAGTTCAAGGTCGTGGTTTACAACCCAGTGTCCGAGGAAGTGTACATGTGATAAAAGACAGCTCTCCCTCGCTCGCCACAATATTCCATCAAACAAGTTTCTTTACACTGTGGACTGCTCTGGGGAACAATTAACATCACCTCCTTCAAGCCTGCCAGAAAACACCGAAGTGTTCTTCATCGCCAATAATAGTTTTGgaacaattaaattattgtcAAAATCAGATTCTCTATTATATTTAGATATGTCAAATAGTTCATTGGAAAGTATTAGCGGTATTCGATTTTTTGCTCAATATCctcaattgaaatatttgaacttaaaaagaaattcaCTTAAAACTGTACCAAATGATACATTCAACAAATTGGATCATTTACTAACATTTGATCTGAGTTTTAATGACCTAGAAAATATGTATTCAGAAAGTCTTTTGGGTTTGAAAAACCTGAAATCATTAGACTTATCACATAATCACCTGAAAACTGTTACTTCCACATGGTTTTCTTCCATGTATGAATTACGAGAACTCGATTTATCTCATAATGAAATTGTGCAAATAGAAATGAACTCATTTCAAAATCTCGAAAACCTCAATTTacttaatttatcaaataacaaaatcaGAAGAATTGGACACTCTGcattcaatgttttgaaaagcCTATTTGTACTGGATCTGGGTACCAATTGCCTACAATTTGTGCCAACAATACAACTGCAATCAACTTATTTACTGAAGAAAGTTTCATTGAATGGAAACCTAATACATAAATTGCATCCTGGAGATTTCAACAACATCAGTGTAATTTCTCTCACTCTTAGCTTTATGAACGAGTTGACAGTTGTGGAAAAGTGTTcgtttcaaaacatgcaatatcTAACCAATCTGGAGATGCACGACAATCCAAAGCTTATGTTCATAGATGGGAATGCATTCAAAAACGTCCCCAAGCTCAAGACCCTGTACTTCCATAACAATAGGTTGTCGGTACTTCCCTCGGGACTGCCTCAATCCGTTCCAAGCCTCCAGGATGTCCACCTGTATCACAATCCCGTCCGCTGTGATTGCAACGCTCTCTGGATCCGGGACCTAGTGGAGGAGGCTAAAGAACATAATTTTAGTAAGCCTTTTTTTAGTCATCCAAACTTCATCAAGTGTGCTTACCCTATAAATGTCACTGGCTTGTCATTACCTGAAGTTGACGAGAGTCAGTTTTCAAGAGTATGTGCTCCAGTGACACTTCCGTCATTTCACGAGAATTACACACTTGGTCTAGGCGAGGAGCTCCGGCTTGAATGCCACTCATATGGTATTCCTTCACCACAGCTGATATGGCTATTGCCTAATGGATCAGAAATCTCAAACAGTACATCCAGTAGAAAAATAGAAATCATAGACAAGTATAATTTAGTTGTTCGCTTTCTCAGTGTTGAAGACAGTGGTACGTATGAGTGTAAAGCGAGGAATGAAGTAGGGTTTGACATCAGCTCCACAAAGGTCACCGTCACAAACAAGCCCGTGAGGCTCGTGCTGCTGAATCTCTCGGTCGACTATATTTCTCTCACATGGAATGGAACCCAACACAACTCAATGATCTCAGACTATCAGCTGCATTATAAGGAAATTAAGGGAGTAGACAATCAAACTCAGTCATCATACAGAATTTTACCCCTTGATCCCCAGTACAGGAGTTACAAGGTGACGCATCTTAAGCCAGGCACTAACTATGAGTTTTGTCTAGTCTATGTATACGATACTGAATATTACAAAGTAGACTGTGAGACGTTTGCAACCAAGAGCAAATATCTATACCAAAGTGCAATAAAGAAAATAGTGAGCGAGCAAATTATAGCAGGTGTGTGTACAGCTCTTGGAATAACCATGGCAATCGCGTGTATGGTGACACTAGTGCGCAAGTTTCGTATCCACAAGGATTATGAGTTGCCATATGGGGCAGGGGACGAGCCAGAGGGGATACACATTCCGCTTCAGAACGTGTACAATCCGCTCTCAACACCTCTCTGCTCTTCCAAAACATCGCTTCTTTCCACACATACAAGCAAATCCAACTTCGATGAATATTAA